One genomic window of Branchiostoma floridae strain S238N-H82 chromosome 4, Bfl_VNyyK, whole genome shotgun sequence includes the following:
- the LOC118413955 gene encoding homeobox protein DBX1-like, whose protein sequence is MYQGVFSPVAFPQPTVFRPTITFPPPLQPATTCSTPFYMDDILRGYHTHAGGCFLPSLPAMSTASGPTSLRSSPYELSHSNGCLSTRKFAGVNGTSPHHSGNNGTYLKFGVNAILSGKQGSPPSPSVESCRCAFYPQPRSYPAAETYLSPVNKVPYTESPTTFPIFNACHWGAPPGLHRGKPRRGMLRRAVFSDFQRKSLEKMFQKQKYISKQDRRKLAEKLGLKDSQVKIWFQNRRMKWRNSKERELLSTGGSRESTIPNKANPNPDLSDVGQTTGASSPLIGSPSPGVTDQKTPPSSPESPRNEEPAESENEK, encoded by the exons ATGTATCAAGGCGTGTTCTCGCCCGTAGCGTTCCCGCAGCCGACAGTTTTCCGGCCGACCATCACCTTCCCTCCGCCGCTGCAGCCTGCCACCACCTGTTCCACCCCGTtctacatggatgacatcctccggggcTATCACACGCACGCCGGCGGCTGCTTCCTCCCCTCTCTCCCGGCCATGTCCACAGCAAGCGGCCCCACGAGCCTACGGAGTTCGCCCTACGAACTGAGTCATAGCAATGGGTGTCTCTCTACCAGGAAATTTGCCGGTGTTAACGGAACATCTCCTCATCACAGCGGAAATAACGGAACGTACCTTAAGTTTGGTGTAAACGCGATCTTGTCAGGAAAGCAAG GCAGCCCGCCCAGCCCGAGTGTAGAAAGTTGTCGGTGTGCGTTCTACCCCCAGCCCAGGAGTTACCCCGCGGCGGAGACGTACCTCAGCCCTGTCAACAAGGTGCCTTACACAG AGTCACCGACAACCTTTCCCATCTTCAACGCGTGCCACTGGGGCGCTCCGCCGGGCCTGCACCGCGGCAAGCCCCGCCGGGGGATGCTCCGCCGCGCGGTCTTCTCCGACTTCCAGCGGAAAAGCCTGGAGAAAATGTTCCAAAAACAAAAGTACATCAGCAAACAGGACAGGAGAAAACTGGCGGAGAAGCTGGGGCTGAAGGATTCACAG GTGAAGATCTGGTTCCAGAACCGCCGGATGAAATGGCGGAACTCCAAAGAGCGGGAGCTGCTGTCCACGGGAGGATCACGTGAGTCCACCATCCCTAACAAGGCCAATCCCAACCCTGATCTCAGTGACGTAGGACAGACAACAGGTGCATCCTCCCCTCTGATTGGTTCCCCCTCTCCGGGCGTTACGGACCAGAAAACTCCCCCTTCCAGCCCAGAAAGCCCTAGGAACGAGGAGCCAGCTGAAAGTGAGAATGAGAAGTAG